One stretch of Janibacter limosus DNA includes these proteins:
- a CDS encoding type IV toxin-antitoxin system AbiEi family antitoxin domain-containing protein has translation MPPKLRVALSELGDMPLFSTAEAEARGISRRDLAVLVRRGLLWRVARGWYSSRIDASAEEAHVLRAVATLRLQDAQTVAARHTAAVLHGLPLARTDLTVVEIAKQPSTHGRVAKGVRVSEMDMETIRPVEVEIPDLGVTVSAVPAAVAIVGTALSNNPLAALVAGDHALRHEVCTRAQIEEALTSARGAKGVARAREVLAHLEPRHESPGETLTAAVLRRSPWTFEPQVWARAAGHDYRLDFAIREIKLAVEFDGDIKYTSPDVMAAQIVRENNLRAEGWEFERVTWSHFEDEEEILRRVTAKAYECEAA, from the coding sequence ATGCCTCCCAAATTGCGCGTCGCACTCTCCGAGCTCGGCGACATGCCACTCTTCAGCACTGCCGAGGCCGAGGCCCGAGGCATCTCGCGCCGCGACCTCGCCGTCCTCGTGCGTCGCGGACTTCTGTGGCGGGTCGCTCGCGGGTGGTACTCCTCCAGGATCGATGCCTCGGCCGAGGAGGCCCACGTCCTCCGAGCTGTGGCGACCCTGCGCCTCCAGGACGCGCAGACGGTTGCCGCTCGGCACACGGCAGCCGTCCTCCACGGGCTGCCGTTGGCCAGGACCGATCTGACCGTCGTCGAGATCGCCAAGCAACCGTCGACCCACGGGCGGGTCGCGAAGGGGGTTCGCGTCAGCGAGATGGACATGGAGACGATCCGGCCGGTGGAGGTCGAGATCCCCGACCTGGGCGTCACCGTCTCCGCGGTCCCGGCCGCCGTGGCGATCGTCGGAACGGCGCTGTCCAACAATCCCCTCGCGGCACTCGTGGCCGGCGACCACGCCCTTCGTCACGAGGTCTGCACTCGGGCACAGATCGAGGAGGCCCTCACGTCCGCGCGAGGGGCGAAGGGGGTGGCCCGGGCCAGGGAGGTGCTTGCCCACCTCGAGCCTCGCCATGAGTCGCCCGGCGAGACGCTGACGGCGGCGGTCCTGCGGCGCAGCCCCTGGACCTTTGAACCTCAGGTCTGGGCCCGCGCGGCCGGACATGACTACCGACTTGACTTCGCCATCAGAGAGATCAAGCTGGCCGTCGAGTTCGACGGGGACATCAAGTACACCTCACCCGATGTGATGGCGGCCCAGATCGTGCGGGAGAACAACCTGCGTGCTGAAGGCTGGGAGTTCGAGAGGGTCACGTGGTCCCACTTCGAGGACGAAGAGGAGATTCTTCGGCGAGTGACCGCCAAGGCCTACGAGTGCGAGGCCGCCTGA
- a CDS encoding DUF6458 family protein: MYIGAGILLLLIGLVIVFAYNGDMSIAGLDIGAIGWIAIVLGVLAIILSLILDRRRRETIVRDDRRY, from the coding sequence ATGTACATCGGAGCCGGCATCCTCCTGCTGCTCATCGGTCTCGTCATCGTCTTCGCCTACAACGGCGACATGTCCATCGCGGGCCTCGACATCGGTGCCATCGGCTGGATCGCCATCGTCCTGGGCGTCCTGGCGATCATCCTGAGCCTGATCCTCGACCGTCGTCGCCGGGAGACGATCGTGCGCGACGACCGGCGTTACTGA
- the hisC gene encoding histidinol-phosphate transaminase: MDTPRLRSALDQVPAYVAGKPPVPREGLTVYKVSSNENPNPPLPSVVEVIQQAATQVNRYPDMGVTGLTDALAAHLDVPREQIATGTGSVGVLAQVIQSTCDPGDEVVYAWRSFEAYPIVVAIAGATSVQVPLTADHRHDLDAMAAAITDRTRVVLVCTPNNPTGPAVKHAELEDFIAKVRRDVLIVVDEAYLEFVEGEGEVDGLSLRRQHGNVMLLRTFSKAYGLAGLRVGYAVAPEPVAEALRKTATPFGVNLIAQAAAIASLEAKDELDVRVKDIVAERARVLAGLREAGWEMTDSQANFVWFPLGERTTDFVAACADAGLSVRPYGTDGVRVTIGETEANDRLLDVAREFVRA, from the coding sequence ATGGACACCCCACGGCTGCGCTCGGCCCTCGACCAGGTTCCCGCCTACGTTGCTGGCAAGCCGCCGGTTCCTCGTGAGGGCCTCACGGTCTACAAGGTCTCGTCCAACGAAAACCCCAACCCGCCGCTCCCTTCGGTCGTCGAGGTCATCCAGCAGGCGGCCACCCAGGTCAACCGGTACCCCGACATGGGCGTCACCGGCCTGACCGACGCTCTCGCCGCGCACCTCGACGTGCCCCGCGAGCAGATCGCGACCGGCACCGGCTCCGTCGGCGTGCTCGCCCAGGTGATCCAGTCGACCTGCGACCCGGGCGACGAGGTCGTCTACGCGTGGCGGTCCTTCGAGGCGTACCCGATCGTCGTCGCGATCGCCGGTGCGACGTCCGTGCAGGTGCCGCTCACGGCGGACCACCGCCACGACCTCGACGCGATGGCCGCAGCGATCACCGACCGCACCCGCGTCGTCCTCGTCTGCACTCCCAACAACCCGACCGGGCCGGCCGTCAAGCACGCCGAGCTCGAGGACTTCATCGCCAAGGTGCGGCGCGATGTCCTGATCGTCGTCGACGAGGCCTACCTGGAGTTCGTCGAGGGCGAAGGGGAGGTCGACGGGCTCTCCCTTCGCCGCCAGCACGGCAACGTCATGCTGCTGCGCACCTTTTCCAAGGCGTACGGCCTGGCCGGTCTGCGGGTGGGCTACGCGGTCGCACCCGAGCCGGTGGCCGAGGCGCTGCGCAAGACGGCCACCCCCTTCGGTGTCAACCTCATCGCGCAGGCCGCGGCGATCGCCTCGCTCGAGGCCAAGGACGAGCTCGACGTGCGGGTCAAGGACATCGTCGCCGAGCGCGCCCGGGTCCTCGCTGGGTTGCGGGAGGCGGGCTGGGAGATGACCGACAGCCAGGCCAACTTCGTGTGGTTCCCGCTCGGCGAGCGCACGACCGACTTCGTCGCGGCCTGCGCCGACGCGGGCCTGTCCGTGCGGCCCTACGGCACGGACGGCGTGCGCGTCACCATCGGCGAGACCGAGGCCAACGACCGGCTCCTCGACGTGGCGCGGGAGTTCGTGCGCGCCTGA
- a CDS encoding alpha-ketoacid dehydrogenase subunit beta: MSGTRLSLAKGLNAGLRKAMDKDPKVVLMGEDVGKLGGVFRITEGLQKDFGDHRVIDTPLAESGIVGTAVGLALRGYRPVVEIQFDGFVYPAFDQIVSQVAKMHSRSLGHLKMPMVIRIPCGGGIGAVEHHSESNEAYFAHTAGLRVVSCSNAADAYWMIQQAIESDDPVIFFEPKRRYHERGETEIDEGGSPDLGLYDARVAKEGSDLTLLCYGPMVKTCLQAAAAAQEEGRNLEVIDLRSLSPLDLPTITSSVKKTGRAVVVHEAQTFVSLGAEIAARVQEECFYHLEAPVLRVGGYNIPYPPSRFEEEYLPTLDRVLDAVDRSFAH; the protein is encoded by the coding sequence ATGAGCGGCACCCGACTCTCCCTCGCCAAGGGGCTGAACGCCGGCCTGCGCAAGGCGATGGACAAGGACCCCAAGGTCGTCCTCATGGGCGAGGACGTCGGCAAGCTCGGCGGCGTCTTCCGCATCACCGAGGGCCTGCAGAAGGACTTCGGTGACCACCGCGTCATCGACACCCCGCTCGCCGAGTCCGGGATCGTCGGCACCGCGGTCGGGCTGGCGCTGCGCGGCTACCGCCCCGTCGTCGAGATCCAGTTCGACGGCTTCGTCTACCCGGCCTTCGACCAGATCGTCAGCCAGGTCGCCAAGATGCACTCCCGCTCCCTCGGGCACCTCAAGATGCCGATGGTCATCCGCATCCCCTGCGGTGGCGGCATCGGCGCGGTCGAGCACCACAGCGAGTCCAACGAGGCCTACTTCGCGCACACCGCCGGCCTGCGGGTCGTCTCGTGCAGCAACGCGGCGGACGCCTACTGGATGATCCAGCAGGCCATCGAGAGTGATGACCCGGTGATCTTCTTCGAGCCCAAGCGCCGGTACCACGAGCGGGGTGAGACCGAGATCGACGAAGGGGGTTCCCCTGACCTTGGTCTGTACGACGCCCGCGTGGCCAAGGAGGGCAGCGACCTCACGTTGCTCTGCTACGGACCGATGGTCAAGACCTGCCTCCAGGCCGCCGCGGCGGCTCAGGAGGAGGGCCGCAACCTCGAGGTCATCGACCTGCGCTCGCTCAGCCCGCTCGACCTGCCGACGATCACGTCGTCGGTGAAGAAGACCGGTCGGGCCGTCGTCGTCCACGAGGCGCAGACCTTCGTCAGTCTCGGTGCGGAGATCGCCGCCCGGGTCCAGGAGGAGTGCTTCTACCACCTCGAGGCGCCCGTGCTGCGGGTCGGTGGGTACAACATCCCGTACCCGCCCAGCCGCTTCGAGGAGGAGTACCTCCCGACCCTCGACCGCGTCCTCGACGCCGTCGACCGCTCTTTCGCGCACTGA
- a CDS encoding acyl-CoA dehydrogenase → MGHYKSNLRDIEFNLFEVFGRGDVLGQGPYENVDVDTAREMLKEYTRLAENELAESFADADRNPPVFDPETSSVAMPESFKKSYKAFQDAGFWSLDLPAELDGTVSPPSLRWAMNELVLGANPAIGMFGASYSFAHLLHLLGTPEQKKLAKWIAEKGWHCTMVLTEPDAGSDVGAGRTKATDNGDGTWNIEGVKRFITSAESDMTDNVVHFVLARPEGAGPGTKGLSLFILTKFEVDLETGELGERNGVYVTNVEKKMGLKVSTTCEVTFGEKHAAVGTLFGDVHDGIAQMFRVIENARMMVGTKAIATLSTGYLNALEYAKERVQGADLTTPAKDAPRVTITHHPDVRRSLMLQKSYAEGLRALVFYTTTQQDTVDLEQQATGSEAIAEDSPAAMANRVNDLLLPIVKGLGSERAWTLLGTESLQTFGGSGFLQEYPIEQYVRDAKIDTLYEGTTAIQGMDFFFRKIVRDNGQALGHIAMQIQEFAQDVDAQGCALKAERALLGKGLEDVQGILGAMFQALMASDPKQDGADITNIYKVGQNTSRLLLGAGDLVVGWLLLRQAAIATEALEAGASGKDKDFYTGKIAAASFFAKNVLPRLASEKAIAEATDNTLMDVPESAF, encoded by the coding sequence ATGGGTCACTACAAGAGCAACCTGCGCGACATCGAGTTCAACCTCTTCGAGGTCTTCGGCCGCGGCGACGTCCTGGGCCAGGGACCGTACGAAAACGTCGACGTCGACACCGCACGCGAGATGCTCAAGGAGTACACGCGCCTCGCGGAGAACGAGCTCGCCGAGTCCTTCGCCGACGCCGACCGCAACCCCCCGGTCTTCGACCCGGAGACCTCCTCGGTGGCCATGCCCGAGTCCTTCAAGAAGTCCTACAAGGCCTTCCAGGATGCCGGCTTCTGGTCCCTCGACCTGCCCGCTGAGCTCGACGGCACCGTCTCACCCCCCTCCCTTCGCTGGGCCATGAACGAGCTCGTCCTCGGCGCCAATCCCGCCATCGGCATGTTCGGCGCGAGCTACTCCTTCGCCCACCTGCTCCACCTGCTCGGCACCCCCGAGCAGAAGAAGCTGGCCAAGTGGATCGCCGAGAAGGGTTGGCACTGCACGATGGTGCTCACCGAGCCCGACGCCGGCTCGGACGTCGGAGCCGGTCGCACCAAGGCGACCGACAACGGCGACGGCACCTGGAACATCGAGGGCGTCAAGCGCTTCATCACCTCCGCCGAGTCGGACATGACCGACAATGTCGTCCACTTCGTGCTCGCCCGCCCCGAGGGCGCCGGACCCGGCACCAAGGGTCTGAGCCTGTTCATCCTCACCAAGTTCGAGGTCGACCTCGAGACGGGTGAGCTCGGCGAGCGCAACGGCGTCTACGTCACCAATGTCGAGAAGAAGATGGGCCTGAAGGTCTCCACGACCTGCGAGGTCACCTTCGGCGAGAAGCACGCAGCCGTCGGCACCCTCTTCGGCGATGTCCACGATGGCATCGCCCAGATGTTCCGCGTCATCGAGAACGCCCGGATGATGGTCGGCACCAAGGCCATCGCCACCCTCTCGACCGGGTACCTCAACGCGCTCGAGTACGCCAAGGAGCGCGTCCAGGGCGCCGACCTGACCACCCCGGCCAAGGACGCACCGCGGGTGACGATCACCCACCACCCGGACGTGCGGCGCAGCCTCATGCTGCAGAAGTCCTACGCGGAGGGCCTGCGGGCGCTCGTCTTCTACACCACGACCCAGCAGGACACCGTGGACCTCGAGCAGCAGGCCACCGGCTCCGAGGCGATCGCCGAGGACTCCCCCGCCGCGATGGCCAACCGGGTCAACGACCTGCTCCTGCCGATCGTCAAGGGCCTGGGCTCCGAGCGCGCCTGGACCCTCCTCGGCACCGAGTCGCTGCAGACCTTCGGCGGCTCCGGCTTCCTGCAGGAGTACCCGATCGAGCAGTACGTCCGCGACGCCAAGATCGACACCCTCTACGAGGGCACGACCGCGATCCAGGGCATGGACTTCTTCTTCCGCAAGATCGTGCGTGACAACGGCCAGGCGCTGGGTCACATCGCGATGCAGATCCAGGAGTTCGCCCAGGACGTCGACGCCCAGGGCTGCGCGCTCAAGGCCGAGCGGGCGCTGCTCGGCAAGGGCCTCGAGGATGTCCAGGGGATCCTGGGTGCGATGTTCCAGGCCCTCATGGCTTCCGACCCCAAGCAGGACGGGGCGGACATCACCAACATCTACAAGGTCGGCCAGAACACCTCGCGCCTGCTCCTCGGTGCCGGTGACCTGGTCGTCGGCTGGCTGCTCCTGCGCCAGGCCGCCATCGCCACCGAGGCCCTCGAGGCCGGCGCGAGCGGCAAGGACAAGGACTTCTACACCGGCAAGATCGCCGCGGCGAGCTTCTTCGCCAAGAACGTCCTGCCGCGTCTGGCCTCCGAGAAGGCCATCGCCGAGGCGACCGACAACACCCTGATGGACGTGCCGGAGTCGGCCTTCTGA
- a CDS encoding phage holin family protein translates to MTNFLIRTGVNAVALWVAAWLIDGIVLAEDDTTFASKFATVILVALIFGVVNAIVKPIAKVLAFPAIVLTLGLFTFVVNAFLLQITEWISGPLGLSFEITKFWWDAVIGALVITIVSMILNWVLPEKEDLDR, encoded by the coding sequence ATGACGAACTTCCTGATCCGGACCGGAGTCAACGCCGTCGCCCTGTGGGTGGCCGCATGGCTCATCGACGGCATCGTCCTGGCCGAGGACGACACGACCTTCGCCTCGAAGTTCGCGACCGTCATCCTCGTCGCGCTGATCTTCGGGGTGGTCAACGCGATCGTGAAGCCGATCGCCAAGGTGCTCGCCTTCCCTGCGATCGTGCTGACGCTCGGGCTGTTCACCTTCGTCGTCAACGCCTTCCTCCTGCAGATCACCGAGTGGATCTCCGGGCCTCTCGGCCTGAGCTTCGAGATCACGAAGTTCTGGTGGGACGCCGTCATCGGCGCACTGGTCATCACCATCGTCTCGATGATCCTCAACTGGGTCCTGCCGGAGAAGGAAGACCTCGACCGCTGA
- the pdhA gene encoding pyruvate dehydrogenase (acetyl-transferring) E1 component subunit alpha, whose amino-acid sequence MSDSDVAGHAGTRGRMAGAFEPSPEMGPTPPSQISGHFSDDNPEMVQFVDADGNRLATNETNAPYAQIVEDMTSEDARIIYRDLVLVRRIDAEGFALQRQGELGLWPSLFGQEAAQVGAGRALRSQDYAFPGYREHGVAWCRGVDPVSLFGMFRGVNHGGWDSNENNFHLYTIVIGNQMLHAVGYGMGIAADGDVGTGDPERDAAVMAFTGDGGTSQGDFNEALVFAAVTNAPVVFFVQNNQWAISEPNDKQFIIPPYQRARGFGFPGVLVDGNDPLASYAVAKDALDKARSGQGPTLIEAYTYRMGAHTTSDDPTKYRSDAEVEIWKHKDPIKRMRGFMQERGHADPEFFAAVDAEADEVAARIRKACQEMPDPELPTMFDNQYTEPHPLVEAEREEFLAYHAGFAEEGGQA is encoded by the coding sequence GTGAGCGACAGCGACGTCGCCGGCCACGCCGGGACCCGAGGACGTATGGCGGGGGCCTTCGAGCCCTCGCCCGAGATGGGGCCCACGCCCCCTTCGCAGATCTCGGGGCACTTCTCCGACGACAACCCGGAGATGGTCCAGTTCGTCGACGCGGACGGCAACCGTCTGGCGACCAACGAGACCAATGCCCCGTACGCCCAGATCGTCGAGGACATGACGAGCGAGGACGCGCGGATCATCTACCGCGACCTCGTGCTCGTGCGCCGCATCGACGCCGAGGGCTTCGCCCTCCAGCGTCAGGGTGAGCTCGGCCTGTGGCCGAGCCTCTTCGGCCAGGAGGCCGCGCAGGTGGGCGCCGGTCGCGCCCTGCGCAGCCAGGACTACGCCTTCCCCGGCTACCGCGAGCACGGCGTCGCGTGGTGTCGCGGGGTCGACCCGGTGAGCCTCTTCGGCATGTTCCGCGGGGTCAACCACGGCGGGTGGGACTCCAACGAGAACAACTTCCACCTCTACACGATCGTCATCGGCAACCAGATGCTCCACGCGGTGGGCTACGGCATGGGCATCGCGGCCGACGGTGACGTGGGGACCGGCGACCCGGAGCGCGACGCGGCCGTCATGGCCTTCACCGGCGACGGCGGCACGAGCCAGGGCGACTTCAACGAGGCCCTCGTCTTCGCGGCCGTGACCAATGCCCCGGTCGTCTTCTTCGTGCAGAACAACCAGTGGGCCATCTCCGAGCCCAACGACAAGCAGTTCATCATCCCGCCGTACCAGCGCGCCCGCGGCTTCGGCTTCCCCGGCGTGCTCGTCGACGGCAACGACCCGCTGGCCAGCTATGCCGTCGCCAAGGACGCGCTCGACAAGGCGCGCAGCGGCCAGGGTCCGACGCTGATCGAGGCCTACACCTACCGGATGGGCGCGCACACGACCTCCGACGACCCGACCAAGTACCGCAGCGACGCCGAGGTCGAGATCTGGAAGCACAAGGACCCGATCAAGCGGATGCGTGGCTTCATGCAGGAGCGCGGCCACGCCGACCCCGAGTTCTTCGCCGCGGTCGACGCGGAGGCCGACGAGGTCGCCGCTCGCATCCGCAAGGCCTGCCAGGAGATGCCCGACCCGGAGCTGCCGACGATGTTCGACAACCAGTACACCGAGCCGCACCCGCTGGTGGAGGCCGAGCGCGAGGAGTTCCTCGCCTACCACGCCGGCTTCGCCGAGGAAGGGGGCCAGGCATGA
- a CDS encoding dihydrolipoamide acetyltransferase family protein, with protein sequence MAVKNFNLPDPGEGLTEAEITTWKVKVGDEVAVNDIVIEVETAKSLVELPIPFAGKVVELLAAEGDTVDVGAPIIAVEVAGSDPEPAAPAAPAAEEGDESSGPNLVGYGAKAASTRRRARKSAPASAPAAAPPVPEEVEQQPSRRAAEPLTPERTRALAKPPVRKLAKDLGVDLQSITPSGDGGIVTRADVEAASSGGGPDAGLEARSSHLDPRQGAVGPVPEEQGRPRPQRLEGPGAGQDVRVPIKGVRKATAAAMVSSAFTAPHVTEFVTVDVSAMMAMVDRLKKDRAFTDVKVTPLLLVAKAFCLALRRNHEANSSWDEAAQEIVLHGDVNLGIAAATPRGLLVPNITAADRLSLHDLAGALGSLVATAREGRTQPTDLSGGTATITNVGVFGVDTGTPILNPGEATILAFGAVRRMPWVVTAADGSESIEPRWVTQLALSFDHRLVDGELGSKLLADVAALLHDPGTAFLWA encoded by the coding sequence GTGGCCGTCAAGAACTTCAACCTGCCCGACCCCGGTGAGGGCCTGACCGAGGCCGAGATCACGACCTGGAAGGTCAAGGTCGGCGACGAGGTCGCCGTCAACGACATCGTCATCGAGGTCGAGACCGCCAAGTCGCTCGTCGAGCTGCCGATCCCCTTCGCGGGCAAGGTCGTCGAGCTCCTCGCCGCCGAGGGTGACACCGTCGACGTGGGCGCCCCGATCATCGCCGTCGAGGTCGCGGGCTCGGACCCCGAGCCGGCCGCCCCCGCGGCGCCCGCCGCCGAGGAGGGCGACGAGTCCAGTGGGCCCAACCTCGTCGGCTACGGGGCCAAGGCCGCCAGCACCCGCCGTCGCGCCCGCAAGAGCGCCCCCGCGTCAGCTCCGGCCGCTGCACCCCCGGTCCCTGAGGAGGTTGAGCAGCAACCGTCTCGAAGGGCAGCCGAGCCGCTCACCCCCGAGCGCACCCGCGCCCTGGCCAAGCCGCCGGTGCGCAAGCTCGCCAAGGACCTCGGCGTGGACCTGCAGTCGATCACCCCGTCCGGTGACGGTGGCATCGTCACCCGGGCCGACGTCGAGGCGGCGTCGTCGGGTGGCGGACCGGACGCAGGTCTCGAGGCTCGTTCCTCGCACCTCGACCCGCGTCAGGGAGCGGTTGGTCCGGTCCCTGAGGAGCAAGGCCGCCCGCGGCCGCAGCGTCTCGAAGGGCCCGGGGCAGGCCAGGACGTGCGCGTCCCGATCAAGGGGGTGCGCAAGGCGACGGCCGCGGCGATGGTCTCGTCGGCCTTCACCGCGCCCCACGTCACGGAGTTCGTCACCGTCGACGTCAGCGCGATGATGGCGATGGTCGACCGGCTGAAGAAGGACCGTGCCTTCACGGACGTCAAGGTCACGCCGCTGCTGCTCGTGGCCAAGGCCTTCTGCCTCGCGCTGCGCCGCAACCACGAGGCCAACTCCAGCTGGGACGAGGCCGCGCAGGAGATCGTCCTGCACGGCGACGTCAACCTCGGCATCGCCGCAGCCACCCCGCGCGGTCTGCTCGTTCCCAACATCACGGCGGCCGACCGGCTCTCGCTGCACGACCTCGCGGGTGCCCTCGGCAGCCTCGTGGCCACGGCCCGGGAGGGGCGCACGCAGCCCACGGACCTGTCCGGTGGCACCGCGACGATCACCAATGTCGGTGTCTTCGGTGTCGACACCGGTACCCCGATCCTCAACCCGGGAGAGGCGACGATCCTGGCCTTCGGCGCTGTCCGCCGCATGCCGTGGGTCGTGACGGCGGCCGATGGCAGCGAGTCGATCGAGCCGCGCTGGGTCACCCAGCTCGCGCTCTCCTTCGACCACCGGCTCGTCGACGGCGAGCTCGGCTCCAAGCTGCTCGCCGACGTGGCCGCGCTGCTGCACGACCCGGGCACGGCCTTCCTCTGGGCCTGA
- a CDS encoding MarR family winged helix-turn-helix transcriptional regulator, with product MLRTLHATRARAPRVHPNVEFSHHSVLVAVRDHPSRVGDIAERNFSDASTVSRQVSHLTSLGFLQKVPDPDDGRAQLVALTDEGAVLLEALVERREAWYAELLADWSEEDIAAFVSYVDRFCDSVAADERHQR from the coding sequence ATGCTGCGCACGCTCCATGCCACCCGCGCCCGGGCGCCGCGAGTCCACCCGAACGTCGAGTTCAGCCACCACTCCGTGCTCGTCGCCGTGCGCGACCACCCCAGCCGCGTCGGCGACATCGCCGAACGCAACTTCTCCGACGCCTCCACGGTGAGCCGCCAGGTGAGCCACCTGACCTCTCTCGGGTTCCTCCAGAAGGTCCCCGACCCCGACGACGGCCGCGCCCAGCTCGTCGCGCTGACCGACGAGGGCGCCGTCCTGCTCGAAGCGCTCGTCGAGCGCCGTGAGGCGTGGTACGCCGAGCTCCTCGCGGACTGGAGCGAGGAGGACATCGCCGCCTTCGTCTCCTACGTCGACCGCTTCTGCGACTCCGTGGCCGCGGACGAGCGGCACCAACGCTGA
- a CDS encoding bifunctional copper resistance protein CopD/cytochrome c oxidase assembly protein, translated as MSTTSSIGRTSSSPLAVLGLVSIVVVLAATAFGGGAAALELGDPGPLVRWSIPILRTLHDAAAAVTVGALVVGAFLVPETTRTTRRETLARLAGGAAIVWFLAGLGRMLTDFASLAGIPLTDPQYLSQLVAFVWDLDSTRTAVISSVIVAVIAVTVPLAKSKGALAWAAAASILALLPLALAGHSAASLDHMSGVNALAFHLVSATVWIGGLVALLVIRPSLGTHLAVTTRRYSSIAAWCFVLLVSSGLLATWINIGGLDGLDSRYGVLLILKAVAAVVLGVIGWWHRSRTIAALEAGAKGAAPFVRLAIGEVAVMATAMGLGVAVGRTPTPDSAEAPPRTIVYDLSGYPDPGPPSSTSWLTTWQVDWLWLAVSVIAIVVYVRWALRLRARGDHWPVLRTISWVLGWVVFFYFTSAGPGVYGKVLFSWHMIEHMGVAMIAPLLMVPGAPITLALRAMRARKDKTLGPREVILAIVHSSYLRVLANPAVAASLFFFSLAIFYYSPLFELAMRTHTGHVLMMAHFLASGYMFVWVLIGIDPGPKRWPPLALLVVLLATISFHAFFGVILTQSTELLAPDYFGRLDLQWMTDPAADQRKGGAIAWGVGEAPTLVLAMAVAWQWMRSDGRETTRRDRRADRDGDLELEAYNRHLAELGRRD; from the coding sequence ATGTCCACCACCTCGAGCATCGGCCGCACCTCATCATCGCCGCTCGCAGTCCTCGGTCTCGTGTCGATCGTCGTCGTGCTGGCCGCGACCGCCTTCGGTGGGGGTGCTGCAGCGCTCGAGCTCGGCGACCCCGGCCCCTTGGTCCGCTGGTCCATCCCGATCCTGCGGACCCTCCACGACGCAGCCGCTGCCGTCACCGTCGGCGCCCTGGTCGTCGGTGCCTTCCTCGTGCCCGAGACCACCCGCACCACGCGCCGGGAGACGCTCGCCCGGCTCGCCGGGGGAGCGGCGATCGTGTGGTTCCTCGCTGGTCTCGGACGCATGCTCACCGACTTCGCGTCGCTCGCGGGCATCCCGCTCACCGACCCCCAGTACCTCTCCCAGCTCGTGGCCTTCGTCTGGGACCTCGACAGCACCCGCACCGCGGTCATCTCCTCGGTCATCGTCGCGGTGATCGCGGTGACGGTGCCCCTGGCCAAGAGCAAGGGAGCCCTGGCCTGGGCGGCGGCGGCCTCGATCCTGGCGCTGCTGCCCCTCGCCCTGGCGGGCCACTCCGCGGCCAGCCTCGATCACATGAGCGGCGTCAACGCGCTCGCCTTCCACCTGGTCTCAGCGACGGTGTGGATCGGTGGACTGGTGGCGCTGCTCGTGATCCGGCCATCGCTCGGCACCCATCTGGCGGTCACCACGCGGCGCTACTCGAGCATCGCGGCCTGGTGCTTCGTCCTGCTCGTCTCCTCGGGGCTGCTCGCGACCTGGATCAACATCGGGGGCCTCGACGGCCTCGACTCGCGCTACGGGGTCCTGCTCATCCTCAAGGCCGTCGCGGCCGTCGTCCTCGGAGTCATCGGCTGGTGGCACCGCTCCCGCACGATCGCGGCCCTGGAGGCAGGCGCGAAGGGGGCTGCCCCCTTCGTCCGTCTGGCCATCGGCGAGGTCGCGGTCATGGCGACCGCGATGGGCCTGGGGGTGGCCGTCGGCCGCACGCCCACCCCCGACAGCGCGGAGGCGCCGCCGCGGACGATCGTCTACGACCTGTCGGGCTACCCGGACCCCGGCCCGCCGAGCTCCACGAGCTGGCTGACCACGTGGCAGGTCGACTGGCTCTGGCTCGCGGTGTCGGTCATCGCGATCGTCGTCTACGTCAGGTGGGCGCTGCGCCTGCGGGCCCGCGGCGACCACTGGCCGGTGCTGCGCACGATCAGCTGGGTGCTCGGCTGGGTGGTCTTCTTCTACTTCACCTCGGCCGGTCCCGGCGTCTACGGCAAGGTCCTCTTCAGCTGGCACATGATCGAGCACATGGGGGTGGCGATGATCGCGCCGCTGCTCATGGTGCCCGGCGCGCCGATCACGCTCGCCCTGCGGGCCATGCGGGCACGCAAGGACAAGACCCTCGGTCCGCGGGAGGTCATCCTCGCGATCGTCCACTCGAGCTATTTGCGAGTGCTCGCCAACCCGGCCGTCGCGGCCTCGCTGTTCTTCTTCAGCCTGGCGATCTTCTACTACAGCCCGCTCTTCGAGCTGGCCATGCGCACCCACACCGGGCACGTGCTGATGATGGCCCACTTCTTGGCCTCGGGCTACATGTTCGTCTGGGTGCTCATCGGGATCGACCCGGGGCCCAAGCGGTGGCCCCCGCTGGCGCTCCTCGTCGTGCTGCTCGCCACCATCAGCTTCCATGCCTTCTTCGGCGTCATCCTCACGCAGTCGACCGAGCTCCTCGCGCCGGACTACTTCGGTCGGCTCGACCTGCAGTGGATGACCGACCCGGCCGCGGACCAGCGCAAGGGCGGAGCCATCGCCTGGGGCGTCGGCGAGGCGCCGACACTGGTCCTCGCGATGGCCGTGGCCTGGCAGTGGATGCGCAGCGACGGCCGCGAGACCACCCGTCGCGACCGGCGGGCCGACCGGGACGGCGACCTCGAGCTCGAGGCCTACAACCGGCACCTCGCCGAGCTCGGCCGCAGGGACTGA